Proteins encoded together in one Pseudobacteroides sp. window:
- a CDS encoding O-antigen ligase family protein produces MKKVKKAYARSDERNKIQNILAICVVIFTVAFIPIIVRLKIFEDPANTLPDAYDFFAFWKSWALYITAIAALIPLFIALKNFLFNKKQEAIISIISKEKRIFLILTGLYLAACLFSTILSKNISIALFGYRCQSEGFFTIASVFIITACGMLFIKGCKINLIYKAIYISAGIIFIIGIFQFIGLDPFKADLIKSIIIPGKYGDLANSILFPDNPSSSFRNSIYSTLYNSNVFGTYAALIMVFSMSRAIYSADKKHRMFSLFIMSLALFTLINCFSRGAYLGAAFGSIVIALMTLKRIKNYYKSIIPVAIIIVLVIIAAALIGKGKVFERLSTVDIDTQDAATGVTERISDFSLINNKLILFFNKRSLNIEKRGNDLVFSDTEGREMTIDYSPEDEGYKINKDNYRDFIVFADRENLFVKKKNALLRFIIRDDGFILADAAGKEAKISGPQSGVFTGRERFASGRGYIWSRTIPLIKKNIVVGSGPDTFYYAFPQDDYQGKLKFMYNAYINIDMAHNIFLQKAIETGGFSMIIFVIIIIWMLLSAFRKSSALMLAITVVYCVCGLFTDENICTMIVFWPLIGIEFANLYSSDGSE; encoded by the coding sequence TTGAAAAAAGTCAAAAAAGCATATGCAAGAAGTGATGAAAGAAATAAAATCCAAAATATACTTGCTATATGTGTGGTGATATTTACAGTAGCATTTATACCCATTATAGTGAGACTGAAGATTTTTGAAGACCCGGCTAATACTTTACCCGATGCATATGACTTTTTTGCCTTTTGGAAATCATGGGCATTATACATAACTGCTATTGCCGCATTAATTCCTTTGTTTATAGCATTAAAGAATTTTTTGTTTAATAAAAAGCAAGAAGCAATAATAAGCATAATAAGTAAAGAAAAGAGAATATTTCTAATATTAACGGGTCTTTATCTTGCAGCATGCTTATTTTCGACCATACTTTCCAAAAACATAAGCATTGCATTGTTTGGATATAGGTGTCAAAGTGAAGGCTTTTTTACAATTGCTTCAGTATTTATAATTACTGCCTGCGGAATGCTTTTTATAAAAGGCTGCAAAATAAATTTAATTTATAAAGCTATATACATTTCTGCCGGTATTATTTTTATTATAGGTATTTTTCAGTTTATTGGGCTTGACCCATTTAAGGCAGATTTGATAAAGAGCATTATAATTCCAGGTAAATATGGGGACCTGGCAAACAGTATACTATTTCCCGATAATCCGTCATCATCCTTTAGAAACTCTATTTATTCAACCCTTTACAATTCAAATGTTTTTGGTACTTATGCTGCATTAATAATGGTTTTTTCCATGTCCAGGGCCATTTATTCAGCAGATAAAAAGCATAGGATGTTTTCTCTTTTTATCATGTCGCTGGCTTTATTCACATTGATAAACTGTTTTTCAAGAGGTGCCTACCTTGGAGCAGCATTTGGAAGCATAGTAATAGCACTAATGACTTTGAAAAGAATTAAGAATTATTATAAAAGCATAATACCTGTTGCTATTATTATTGTTTTGGTGATTATCGCAGCCGCACTGATAGGTAAAGGCAAAGTTTTTGAAAGGCTGTCTACTGTCGATATTGATACCCAGGATGCTGCTACGGGTGTTACCGAGAGGATTAGTGACTTTAGTTTGATAAATAATAAATTGATCCTTTTTTTTAATAAAAGAAGCCTTAACATAGAAAAAAGAGGCAATGACCTTGTGTTTTCGGATACTGAGGGCAGAGAAATGACCATTGATTATTCGCCAGAGGATGAAGGATATAAAATAAACAAGGACAATTATCGTGACTTTATCGTGTTTGCAGACCGGGAAAATCTATTTGTGAAGAAGAAAAATGCACTTTTAAGATTCATTATTAGGGATGATGGGTTTATTCTTGCGGATGCTGCAGGAAAGGAAGCCAAAATAAGTGGGCCTCAGTCAGGTGTTTTTACCGGAAGGGAAAGGTTTGCATCGGGTAGGGGATACATATGGTCAAGGACAATTCCCCTTATCAAAAAAAACATTGTAGTTGGCAGCGGCCCTGATACATTTTATTATGCTTTTCCACAGGATGACTACCAGGGTAAGCTCAAGTTTATGTACAATGCCTATATAAATATCGATATGGCACACAATATATTCCTACAAAAAGCCATTGAAACAGGCGGATTTTCTATGATAATATTTGTCATAATTATTATATGGATGCTGCTATCAGCTTTCAGGAAATCAAGTGCATTAATGCTGGCTATTACTGTTGTCTACTGCGTTTGTGGGCTTTTTACAGATGAAAACATATGTACCATGATTGTTTTCTGGCCCCTTATAGGTATTGAATTTGCAAATTTGTACTCATCTGATGGAAGTGAATGA
- a CDS encoding S-layer homology domain-containing protein, which yields MNRERVLSYFLVIIMILSLFSPQVMAQDNGGNVQSYDEESFYKVFMDREFGKEVLAALRANPDNVDWSLVNDESLAAIKSIKLGNGVLNLKGMEKLSGLEKLYIQCTEVSEFPDNIENSLKNLKSLSLDRNRKPLTVPAFASLTEFFALSGQAITMESKASFELMSNLKTLHLSNSKITDNISVSKVIDYSKFQELESLYICDAGLDSLPDGIKELSKLKVLDVSSNSIGSVPNGFFENLKNIGHLRMSGCKLSSIPDDILSITDLSYLDISYNHISSLPSINNVSSSCSTLDLSGNKINVYQDDFFDSFPNLSNLHLDDCGLSEIPQILLKLEKLTYLSLGRNLLENAIKNSNFIRNFENLQGIDLSNCQLTEFPLQIGELPHLFSLNLYNNNIRNFPDSDALQGKFDNLRYLDMVSCNLTEFPDLACFPNISNLDLQGNFINSVPEDMDLSKMEYGYIDLSNNYFISIPKLFIEHAKSNIWINLSENFIKNDDVLPESISVSPNQLIFKDMPPYFVSNQSVDMSLYLSTEDKLYSSVAEDIYAVKNLVEYTVAKDGQIIDGLIDNDGKLTIVDKGTYVISAKLKDAEEGNPYAKASTYVEVIYSSDFYNEEKFKAAFPDEAFGFEVLKALDAVTGSVYSVDYKTVDWQRVNDVRLSQIKHLYVSNDGVSDLTGLEKLNGLQNLNISYSKINGFPNDIESKLSNLKSLSLSDNVNAITVPKFANLTNLICGYVSSQALSVVQNITKDSIDSICSMKNLKSLSLNNAKDLNQNLVLANSIDYTKLQNLEKLEILNNGFEELPKGIETLKNLVSIDLSYNNLKSLPSYFETSFPNLQDISLKSCKLESFPDVISKLTNLYTLDLGSNDLKEIPKDKGLAALKNLKWLDLSKCELATFPEDILKLNNLNYLYLSHNKIKSLPSNMDAIWNLWSLDISNNEFERFPEEVLNLYTLKGLSLNENVNIKEVPGGAEGIGKLKQISSIGLSNCGLKQVPDFSANTNLYMINLSSNNILKIPDDFNLPSKTINYVDFSNNNISSIPVSIINDAKNWNSTYWFSQNYLTPFVGQLSNRIIIENSKQLAFKSSMPESFDASNKFDLKNYIVYKIGNETESSNGLENAVEYCYMDSGGNVNLVEDGVLSIDKPGTYTVKGIIKGADSTNVNAVATRVLSVDAVATPSPTTTPSPTQASQAPVPPPVQSTVQASPTPTLAIVTMPVDDKGVPAVNPNGLIITADKNKTIVDIKASEDYMTKMIKNKVCEIDLFKEINTISSMVNIPENFIKSLDEKGVSDIRLITPFITIRFSIKEFASKDISKLSINLGKRSDLSLTKEQKRIIGPSEVIYMAFEVENADGKKTELKKTKSPISIKLPYELEGKNDRLTLYSLGTEGEIDNLAAKYDEALKAVTTKTKTIASVSVVNNSIQYNDVKKGNWAQNYIEVMSAKGIVKGYENGIFKPDLNITRAEFASIITRLLKLEASGQSTFTDIKDGDWYKDAVMAAAEANIITGWKGKFMPNDRITREDAAVMISRALAYVNGLSEDHGGELTFRDKKKISLYAEEHIRFVVGKGIMSGKADSYFDPKGYTTRAEVAKMVYMLFEQM from the coding sequence ATGAATAGAGAAAGAGTTTTATCTTATTTTCTTGTAATTATCATGATTTTGTCGTTATTTAGTCCGCAGGTGATGGCACAAGATAATGGAGGTAACGTACAGAGCTATGATGAGGAGTCGTTTTATAAGGTTTTTATGGACAGAGAGTTTGGTAAAGAGGTGCTGGCGGCTTTAAGGGCAAATCCGGATAACGTAGATTGGTCTTTAGTTAATGATGAAAGCCTGGCTGCTATAAAAAGTATTAAACTGGGTAATGGAGTTTTAAATCTAAAGGGTATGGAAAAACTATCCGGGCTTGAAAAGCTTTATATTCAATGTACGGAAGTTAGTGAATTCCCTGATAACATTGAAAACAGCCTTAAAAATCTCAAATCCCTGTCCTTGGACCGCAATCGTAAACCATTGACAGTACCGGCGTTTGCATCCTTGACAGAATTTTTCGCTCTGTCAGGGCAAGCTATAACAATGGAATCCAAAGCCTCATTCGAATTGATGTCTAACCTCAAAACATTGCATTTATCGAACTCAAAAATTACAGATAACATATCAGTATCGAAAGTCATCGATTATTCAAAGTTTCAGGAGCTTGAAAGCTTATACATATGCGATGCTGGATTGGACTCACTGCCGGACGGTATTAAGGAGCTTAGTAAGCTAAAGGTTTTGGATGTAAGCTCAAATTCCATTGGATCTGTACCAAATGGATTCTTTGAAAATTTAAAAAATATAGGACATCTAAGAATGAGTGGCTGTAAATTAAGTTCTATTCCTGATGATATCCTTAGTATTACAGACTTATCATATCTGGATATATCATATAATCATATAAGCTCTTTACCATCTATTAATAATGTATCTAGCTCATGCAGTACGCTAGATTTAAGTGGTAATAAAATAAATGTTTATCAGGATGATTTTTTTGATTCATTTCCCAATCTGTCCAATTTACATTTAGATGATTGTGGCCTAAGTGAAATTCCTCAAATTTTATTGAAATTGGAAAAGCTAACATATTTAAGTTTAGGGAGAAATCTTCTAGAAAATGCAATCAAAAACAGTAATTTTATAAGAAACTTTGAAAATCTACAAGGAATTGATCTTTCCAACTGTCAGCTAACTGAGTTTCCATTGCAAATTGGTGAATTGCCCCATCTATTTTCCCTAAATCTTTATAATAATAACATAAGAAATTTTCCGGACAGTGATGCTTTACAGGGCAAATTTGATAACCTTAGGTATCTTGATATGGTAAGCTGCAATCTTACTGAGTTTCCTGACCTGGCATGTTTTCCGAATATATCCAATTTGGATTTGCAGGGCAACTTCATTAATAGTGTACCTGAAGATATGGATCTAAGCAAAATGGAATATGGGTATATTGATTTATCAAACAATTATTTTATCAGCATTCCAAAACTATTTATTGAGCATGCAAAGTCCAATATTTGGATAAATTTATCAGAAAACTTTATAAAAAATGATGATGTGTTGCCTGAAAGCATAAGTGTTAGCCCAAATCAGCTTATTTTTAAAGATATGCCGCCTTATTTTGTATCTAATCAGAGTGTTGATATGTCTTTGTATTTATCTACCGAGGACAAACTTTATTCTAGTGTGGCGGAGGATATATATGCAGTAAAAAACCTGGTGGAATATACAGTAGCAAAGGACGGACAAATAATCGACGGACTTATAGATAATGATGGTAAGCTTACAATAGTTGATAAAGGAACATATGTAATTAGTGCAAAACTTAAAGATGCAGAGGAAGGAAATCCTTATGCAAAAGCTAGTACATATGTTGAAGTTATTTATAGCAGTGATTTTTATAACGAGGAAAAGTTCAAAGCCGCATTTCCGGATGAGGCTTTCGGATTTGAGGTGTTGAAAGCTTTAGACGCAGTAACCGGTAGTGTTTATAGTGTGGATTACAAAACAGTAGATTGGCAAAGGGTTAATGATGTACGATTATCCCAAATTAAGCATTTATACGTTTCTAATGATGGCGTGTCCGATTTAACAGGATTGGAAAAGCTAAATGGACTACAAAATCTAAATATATCCTATTCAAAGATCAATGGGTTTCCAAACGATATCGAAAGCAAGCTTTCAAATCTGAAATCTTTGAGCCTTTCCGATAATGTAAACGCAATCACTGTACCTAAATTTGCAAATCTTACTAACCTTATATGTGGTTATGTATCCAGTCAGGCATTGTCAGTAGTCCAGAATATTACAAAGGATTCAATAGATTCAATTTGTTCCATGAAGAATTTAAAGAGCTTGTCACTTAATAATGCAAAAGATTTGAATCAAAATTTGGTTCTGGCTAATTCTATAGATTATACCAAGCTTCAAAACCTCGAAAAATTGGAAATTTTAAACAATGGATTTGAAGAGCTGCCGAAGGGTATTGAAACACTAAAGAACCTTGTGTCAATTGACTTATCATATAATAATTTAAAGTCATTGCCAAGCTATTTCGAAACATCCTTTCCTAACTTACAGGATATATCGTTAAAAAGTTGTAAGCTGGAATCATTTCCTGATGTTATCTCGAAATTAACAAATTTGTATACTTTGGATCTAGGAAGCAATGATTTAAAAGAAATACCCAAAGACAAAGGGCTTGCAGCATTAAAGAACTTAAAATGGTTAGACCTTAGTAAATGCGAATTAGCAACATTTCCTGAGGACATTTTAAAACTTAATAACCTTAATTATTTATATTTATCCCATAATAAAATTAAAAGCCTGCCTTCTAACATGGATGCAATATGGAATCTGTGGTCTTTGGATATATCAAATAATGAATTTGAAAGATTTCCAGAAGAAGTTCTCAATCTATATACTTTAAAGGGATTATCACTTAATGAGAATGTAAATATAAAAGAAGTACCCGGTGGAGCTGAGGGGATAGGCAAACTTAAGCAAATATCAAGCATTGGCCTAAGCAATTGCGGATTGAAACAGGTCCCTGATTTTAGTGCTAATACTAATCTTTACATGATAAATCTATCTAGTAATAATATTCTGAAAATCCCTGATGATTTTAATTTGCCAAGTAAAACGATAAATTATGTTGACTTTTCAAATAATAATATTTCAAGTATACCAGTATCAATCATTAATGATGCAAAGAACTGGAACTCAACATACTGGTTTTCACAAAACTATTTAACCCCTTTTGTGGGCCAGCTCTCTAATAGGATTATTATAGAAAATTCTAAACAGCTTGCCTTTAAATCAAGCATGCCGGAGAGCTTTGACGCTTCAAACAAGTTTGATTTAAAAAACTATATAGTATATAAGATTGGAAATGAGACAGAAAGCAGTAATGGGCTGGAAAATGCTGTAGAATACTGCTATATGGATAGTGGAGGAAATGTAAATCTTGTAGAAGACGGAGTATTAAGTATAGATAAGCCTGGTACCTATACTGTTAAAGGTATTATAAAGGGAGCGGACTCAACTAATGTAAATGCTGTTGCAACTAGAGTACTTTCTGTTGATGCTGTCGCAACGCCTTCACCGACTACAACTCCGTCGCCGACGCAAGCAAGTCAGGCTCCTGTACCGCCGCCGGTTCAGTCAACAGTACAGGCATCCCCGACGCCTACCCTCGCAATTGTAACTATGCCTGTTGATGATAAGGGGGTTCCGGCAGTTAATCCAAACGGATTAATCATAACCGCAGATAAAAACAAGACTATAGTGGATATAAAAGCAAGCGAAGACTATATGACCAAAATGATTAAAAACAAGGTTTGTGAAATAGACCTTTTTAAAGAAATCAATACTATAAGCAGCATGGTAAATATCCCTGAAAACTTTATTAAAAGCCTTGACGAAAAGGGAGTAAGTGACATAAGGCTGATTACGCCGTTTATCACCATTAGATTTAGCATAAAGGAATTTGCTTCAAAGGATATATCCAAGCTTTCAATAAACCTTGGAAAAAGGTCCGACTTAAGTCTTACTAAAGAGCAAAAGAGAATAATAGGACCTTCAGAGGTTATTTATATGGCATTTGAAGTAGAGAATGCAGACGGTAAAAAGACTGAATTAAAGAAGACCAAAAGCCCGATAAGTATAAAACTTCCTTATGAATTGGAAGGTAAAAATGACAGGCTTACTTTATACAGTTTAGGCACTGAAGGTGAAATAGATAACCTTGCTGCAAAGTACGATGAGGCTTTAAAGGCCGTCACAACCAAAACAAAAACAATTGCCTCTGTATCGGTAGTAAATAACAGTATCCAGTATAATGATGTGAAAAAGGGCAATTGGGCACAAAATTACATAGAAGTCATGTCCGCAAAGGGAATTGTTAAGGGTTATGAAAACGGCATATTTAAGCCTGATCTTAATATTACAAGAGCGGAGTTTGCTTCCATAATAACAAGGCTCTTGAAGCTTGAAGCAAGTGGCCAAAGCACGTTTACAGACATAAAAGATGGCGATTGGTATAAAGATGCTGTAATGGCAGCGGCAGAGGCTAATATAATTACCGGCTGGAAGGGCAAATTCATGCCCAATGACAGGATCACAAGAGAAGATGCGGCTGTAATGATTTCAAGGGCGTTAGCATATGTCAACGGCCTTTCGGAGGATCACGGAGGTGAGCTGACGTTCAGGGATAAAAAGAAAATATCTCTGTATGCAGAAGAACATATCAGGTTTGTAGTTGGTAAGGGGATCATGTCAGGTAAAGCTGATAGCTATTTTGATCCTAAAGGCTACACAACAAGGGCCGAAGTAGCAAAAATGGTTTACATGCTCTTTGAACAGATGTAG
- a CDS encoding stage V sporulation protein S, with the protein MEVLKVSANSQPKSVAGALAAALRDRNCAEIQAVGAGAVNQAVKAIAITRGFVAPNGIDLVAVPAFSEVSIDGEERTAIKFLIQPR; encoded by the coding sequence ATGGAAGTTCTTAAAGTATCGGCTAATTCTCAGCCTAAATCTGTAGCAGGGGCTCTAGCAGCGGCATTGAGGGATCGTAATTGTGCGGAAATTCAAGCAGTTGGAGCCGGTGCAGTAAATCAAGCAGTTAAGGCTATTGCCATTACTAGAGGTTTTGTTGCACCAAACGGAATTGATTTGGTAGCGGTACCTGCATTTTCAGAAGTCAGCATCGATGGGGAAGAAAGAACAGCTATAAAATTCTTAATACAACCTAGGTAA
- a CDS encoding elongator complex protein 3 has protein sequence MGKKHMIIPVFIPHKGCPFDCIYCNQKIISGQTEEMTVEKMRETIEAHLSTAGEDSYIEIGFYGGSFTGIDTQRQIQFLEAADMYFNLGKIKGIRLSTRPDYIDPEIVGRLKKYNVNTIELGVQSLDEEVLRISGRGHSADDVYKAVRLIRESGIELGIQTMIGLPGSNTKKDIDTAKKVVDLKPSIVRIYPTLVVKNTYLEKMFKDGKYIPLDVEEAVGLCAKLLDIYNKNDIKVIRIGLQPTDNINSDFDVVAGPFHPSFRQLVESRLWLCRIENYLKEYSLFHERDIIIYTGKKYICEIIGQRRGNIEYLKNKYGFKSILVKCIEDVNTEFFIRGS, from the coding sequence GTGGGTAAAAAGCATATGATAATCCCTGTTTTTATTCCTCATAAGGGCTGTCCCTTCGATTGTATTTACTGCAATCAGAAAATAATCAGCGGGCAAACCGAGGAAATGACAGTTGAAAAGATGCGTGAAACTATAGAGGCACATCTATCTACTGCAGGGGAAGACAGTTACATTGAAATAGGATTTTACGGAGGAAGCTTTACCGGTATTGACACCCAAAGACAAATACAGTTTTTAGAAGCTGCCGATATGTATTTTAACCTTGGAAAAATTAAAGGAATAAGGCTTTCTACAAGGCCCGATTATATAGACCCCGAAATTGTGGGCAGATTAAAAAAGTATAATGTAAATACTATTGAGCTTGGTGTTCAGAGCCTTGATGAAGAAGTTCTTAGAATAAGCGGCCGCGGACACAGTGCAGATGATGTATACAAGGCTGTAAGACTTATCAGGGAAAGCGGAATAGAACTTGGAATTCAGACTATGATAGGTCTTCCGGGCTCAAATACTAAGAAGGATATTGATACAGCAAAAAAAGTAGTGGATCTTAAGCCAAGCATTGTAAGGATTTATCCAACGCTTGTTGTTAAAAATACTTATCTTGAAAAAATGTTTAAGGATGGAAAATATATCCCCTTAGATGTTGAAGAAGCAGTTGGTCTATGTGCAAAACTTCTGGATATTTATAATAAAAATGACATAAAGGTTATAAGAATAGGCTTGCAGCCTACAGATAATATTAACAGCGATTTTGATGTTGTAGCAGGACCTTTTCATCCATCCTTCAGACAATTAGTGGAGTCAAGGCTGTGGCTGTGCAGGATAGAAAATTATTTAAAAGAGTATTCATTATTTCATGAACGTGATATAATTATATATACAGGAAAAAAATACATTTGTGAAATCATTGGACAAAGGAGGGGTAATATCGAATACCTTAAGAATAAATACGGTTTCAAAAGTATTTTAGTAAAATGTATTGAGGATGTAAACACGGAATTTTTCATAAGGGGGTCGTAA
- the rnc gene encoding ribonuclease III: MINLEILLESIGSFEERINYKFKNKKNIILALTHSSYANENRNERLSSNERLEFLGDAVLNIIISETIYNNYPNLSEGQLTKVRANIVCEQSLVKCSNNIEVGKFLLLGKGEDISGGRTRTSILSDAFEAVIGAVYLDGGMKNAKAFVYSQMEHLIKDSVSGIIFLDYKTQFQEIVQKDGEKKIAYEIVEENGPDHDKEFVAQVKVAERIIGKGKGKSKKEAEQAAAKAALEMLSTK; the protein is encoded by the coding sequence ATGATTAACTTGGAAATTCTATTGGAGAGTATTGGCAGCTTTGAAGAGCGGATAAACTACAAGTTTAAAAATAAAAAGAATATTATTTTAGCACTTACTCACAGCTCGTATGCTAACGAGAACAGAAATGAAAGGCTTTCAAGCAATGAAAGACTGGAGTTCCTAGGTGATGCAGTATTGAACATTATAATAAGCGAAACTATTTATAATAACTACCCCAATTTGTCGGAGGGTCAACTTACCAAAGTAAGGGCGAATATTGTTTGTGAACAATCTCTGGTAAAGTGCTCCAACAACATTGAAGTAGGTAAGTTTCTTCTTTTGGGAAAAGGTGAAGACATAAGCGGAGGAAGGACAAGGACTTCAATTTTGTCCGATGCATTTGAAGCTGTTATCGGTGCCGTTTATCTTGACGGAGGCATGAAAAATGCAAAAGCCTTTGTATACAGCCAGATGGAACACTTGATAAAGGATTCTGTTTCAGGCATTATTTTTCTAGATTACAAAACTCAGTTCCAGGAGATTGTGCAAAAAGACGGCGAAAAGAAAATTGCTTATGAAATAGTTGAGGAGAACGGGCCGGATCATGACAAGGAGTTTGTAGCACAGGTAAAGGTAGCTGAAAGAATTATCGGAAAAGGTAAAGGGAAAAGTAAGAAGGAAGCGGAGCAGGCTGCTGCCAAGGCGGCTTTGGAAATGCTCAGCACAAAATAA
- the fabF gene encoding beta-ketoacyl-ACP synthase II codes for MKKRVVITGLGVISSLGFEVNKFWNSIKEGKCGISTIERFDISNYTTKVAAEIKDFDPTVYVDKKEAKRMDRYTQYAMAAAKEAVEMSRLDLEKVDKHRFGCIVGSGIGGIETFENQHETLMNKGPGRVSPFFIPMMIANMASGRIAIQYGAKGFNETVITACATSTNAIGDAFKVIQRGDADIMITGGSEAAITPISIAGFCSMKAMSTTEDPSDACKPFDAGRNGFVMGEGAAIIILEDYEHAVARGAEIIAEVIGYACTNDAFDIVAPAPEGEGGARCMSLAVKDAGIKPEDVDYINAHGTSTEYNDKYETAAIKTVFGAHANKLAVSSTKSMTGHLLGAAGAIEAIITSLALKEGFLPPTINYKNPDPECDLDYVPNVGRSADIKYAVSNSLGFGGHNASIVLKKFE; via the coding sequence ATGAAAAAGAGAGTCGTAATAACAGGACTGGGTGTTATCTCATCATTAGGGTTTGAAGTTAATAAGTTCTGGAATTCAATAAAGGAAGGTAAATGCGGTATAAGCACTATTGAACGTTTCGATATATCAAACTATACAACAAAAGTTGCAGCTGAAATCAAGGATTTTGATCCGACTGTATACGTTGATAAAAAGGAAGCAAAAAGGATGGACAGATATACTCAGTATGCTATGGCTGCTGCGAAGGAAGCTGTAGAGATGTCACGCCTTGATTTGGAAAAGGTTGATAAGCACAGATTCGGATGTATCGTAGGTTCAGGTATAGGGGGCATCGAAACCTTTGAAAACCAGCATGAAACATTAATGAATAAAGGACCGGGAAGGGTAAGCCCATTCTTTATACCAATGATGATTGCAAACATGGCTTCCGGTCGTATCGCAATACAGTATGGTGCAAAGGGATTCAATGAGACTGTTATAACAGCATGTGCTACATCTACAAACGCCATTGGAGATGCTTTCAAGGTAATTCAGCGTGGAGATGCTGATATAATGATTACAGGTGGTTCTGAAGCTGCCATCACTCCTATATCAATTGCAGGTTTCTGTTCAATGAAGGCGATGTCTACAACAGAAGATCCAAGCGATGCATGCAAGCCATTTGATGCTGGAAGAAATGGATTTGTAATGGGTGAAGGGGCTGCAATAATCATATTGGAAGATTATGAACATGCGGTTGCCAGAGGTGCCGAAATTATTGCAGAGGTTATTGGATATGCTTGTACAAATGATGCTTTTGACATAGTTGCACCAGCACCGGAAGGTGAAGGCGGAGCAAGATGTATGAGTCTTGCCGTTAAAGATGCGGGAATTAAGCCGGAAGATGTAGACTATATAAATGCACATGGCACATCAACAGAGTACAACGACAAGTATGAAACAGCCGCTATCAAAACTGTTTTCGGTGCCCATGCCAATAAGCTTGCGGTAAGCTCAACAAAATCCATGACAGGACACCTTTTAGGTGCTGCAGGTGCTATAGAAGCAATAATTACATCGTTGGCATTAAAAGAAGGATTTTTACCTCCAACAATTAATTACAAAAATCCTGATCCTGAGTGTGATCTCGATTATGTTCCTAATGTTGGACGCAGTGCGGATATAAAATACGCAGTATCCAATTCATTAGGTTTTGGAGGACACAACGCTTCTATAGTATTAAAGAAATTTGAATAA
- the acpP gene encoding acyl carrier protein, with product MFEKVKKIIVEQLGVEEDDIALESSFIDDLGADSLDIVELIMALEEEFDIEIPDSEAEKIATVGDAVDFIKNNS from the coding sequence GTGTTTGAAAAGGTTAAAAAAATTATCGTAGAACAATTAGGTGTTGAAGAAGACGATATTGCCTTAGAATCTTCATTTATTGACGATTTGGGAGCGGATTCACTAGATATAGTTGAGCTTATTATGGCGCTTGAAGAAGAATTTGATATTGAAATTCCTGACAGCGAGGCAGAAAAGATTGCAACAGTAGGTGACGCTGTAGATTTCATTAAGAATAACTCATAA
- the fabG gene encoding 3-oxoacyl-[acyl-carrier-protein] reductase gives MQLKGKTAVITGSSRGLGKSIALKLAQLGANIVLNGSSDAVFKTAEEFKAAGYNVIVIKGNVRNEDDVKQMVNSAVEAFGSIDILVNNAGVTKDKPLAMMSLQDWDDVLDINLKGAFLCTKYASKVMIKKRTGKIINIASVAGRYGNPGQINYSASKAGLIGMTKTVAKELASRGITCNAVTPGLIESDMTNVLPEEVRNNYLKNIPLGRFGTPEDVANVVAFLASNDSNYVTGQVIDIDGGLVM, from the coding sequence ATGCAGCTAAAGGGGAAAACTGCAGTTATTACTGGTTCTTCCAGAGGCCTTGGAAAGTCAATTGCTTTGAAGCTGGCTCAATTGGGTGCTAACATTGTTTTAAACGGCAGTTCGGATGCTGTTTTTAAGACCGCAGAAGAATTTAAGGCAGCAGGTTACAATGTAATTGTTATAAAAGGAAATGTCCGTAATGAGGACGATGTTAAGCAGATGGTCAATTCTGCGGTAGAAGCATTTGGAAGCATTGACATTCTTGTTAACAATGCAGGTGTAACAAAAGATAAGCCTTTGGCTATGATGTCTTTACAAGATTGGGATGATGTTTTGGATATTAACCTTAAAGGGGCATTCTTATGTACTAAGTATGCTTCAAAGGTTATGATTAAAAAGAGGACGGGAAAAATTATCAATATTGCGTCGGTAGCTGGTAGATATGGTAATCCGGGACAGATTAACTATTCTGCTTCAAAAGCTGGGCTAATTGGTATGACTAAAACTGTTGCTAAAGAACTCGCTTCCCGCGGTATTACCTGTAATGCGGTTACACCAGGTCTTATTGAGAGCGATATGACCAATGTATTACCCGAAGAAGTCAGAAACAATTATTTAAAAAATATTCCGCTCGGAAGGTTTGGGACACCTGAAGATGTGGCTAATGTTGTGGCTTTTCTGGCTTCGAACGATTCAAATTATGTAACTGGGCAGGTAATAGATATTGACGGCGGGCTGGTAATGTAA